A window of the Vespa crabro chromosome 8, iyVesCrab1.2, whole genome shotgun sequence genome harbors these coding sequences:
- the LOC124425865 gene encoding 40S ribosomal protein S15 translates to MVLTPPEKSRGSVLLRYFFIRTIMAEADETQKKKRTFRKFTFRGVDLDQLLDMPNEQLMDLMHARARRRFSHGLKRKSMALVKKLRKAKKETPPNEKPEIVKTHLRNMIIVPEMVGSIVGVYNGKTFNQVEIKPEMIGHYLGEFSVTYKPVKHGRPGIGATHSSRFIPLK, encoded by the exons ATGGTTTTAACTCCTCCAGAAAAGAGTAGAGGAAGCGTTcttttaagatattttttcataagaacaattaTGGCGGAA GCAGATGAAAcccagaagaaaaagaggacctTTAGGAAGTTTACCTTCCGAGGAGTTGATCTTGATCAACTCCTGGATATGCCAAA tGAACAACTTATGGATTTGATGCATGCACGTGCTCGTAGACGTTTTTCTCATGGTTTGAAACGTAAATCTATGGCACTTGTCAAAAAATTGCGTAAAGCAAAGAAGGAGACACCTCCTAATGAAAAACCTGAAATTGTAAAAACACATTTGcgtaacatgattattgttcCAGAAATGGTAGGTTCCATTGTAGGTGTTTATAATGGAAAAACTTTCAATCAAGTGGAAATCAAACCAGAAATGATTGGTCATTATCTTGGAGAATTCTCGGTTACTTACAAACCGGTAAAACATGGAAGGCCTGGTATTGGTGCTACTCATTCTTCAAGATTTAttccattaaaataa